In Sphingobacteriaceae bacterium, the following proteins share a genomic window:
- a CDS encoding efflux transporter periplasmic adaptor subunit translates to MKKIPNWLIIVVVIALLIGSKFLFFSKKQEKVLTPQERKNIPIAVNYYVTKATSFNNDIYTTGKIGAFNQIDILPEVNGKIISVNFKEGESVNKGDLLVKLNSSDLEAQLLKTKTQLKLSEQKLERLKKLLGINGISQEEFDMQENELAGFKADQAYIEAQLAKTNITAPFSGVIGLKNISPGSFVSLTTPIASLIQLQPLYVEFSIPEKYNALFKKGIHVNFSNDNLNSQKTFSATIYAIEPRVDEITKTIKARAMYNGSETFYPGSFVKVFVNMGQTNNALMVPTQAVIAILKGQKVFVSRGGVATEVLVDIGVRTDDKIEIVKGLAPGDTVITTGLLSVKKDSKLKLLKAVN, encoded by the coding sequence ATGAAAAAAATACCTAACTGGCTCATTATTGTTGTTGTTATAGCACTGCTCATAGGATCCAAATTTCTTTTCTTCTCAAAAAAACAAGAGAAAGTTTTAACACCACAGGAAAGAAAAAATATTCCTATAGCCGTAAATTATTACGTTACAAAAGCTACATCTTTTAATAACGATATCTATACAACCGGTAAAATAGGCGCTTTTAACCAGATCGATATTCTGCCGGAAGTAAACGGTAAAATAATCTCTGTAAATTTTAAAGAAGGTGAATCTGTAAATAAAGGAGATCTCCTGGTGAAACTTAATAGTTCTGATTTGGAAGCTCAACTTTTAAAAACAAAAACGCAATTAAAATTATCTGAGCAAAAATTAGAGCGCCTTAAAAAGCTTTTAGGTATTAATGGCATCAGCCAGGAAGAATTTGATATGCAGGAAAACGAACTGGCAGGTTTTAAAGCTGACCAGGCATACATAGAAGCCCAGCTTGCAAAAACAAACATTACGGCTCCCTTTAGCGGTGTAATTGGACTTAAAAATATTAGTCCCGGGTCCTTTGTAAGTCTTACTACTCCCATAGCTTCTCTTATTCAACTGCAGCCGCTTTATGTCGAATTTTCTATTCCTGAAAAATACAATGCGCTTTTTAAAAAAGGAATTCATGTTAATTTTTCTAACGACAATTTAAACTCTCAAAAAACATTTTCTGCAACAATCTATGCTATAGAGCCACGTGTTGACGAAATAACCAAAACAATAAAAGCCAGGGCCATGTACAATGGTTCAGAAACTTTTTATCCAGGAAGCTTTGTAAAAGTTTTTGTAAATATGGGGCAAACCAACAATGCTTTAATGGTTCCAACCCAGGCGGTGATAGCTATTTTAAAAGGACAAAAAGTTTTCGTAAGCCGGGGTGGTGTGGCTACCGAAGTGCTTGTAGACATTGGTGTTAGAACCGATGATAAGATCGAAATAGTTAAGGGCCTTGCACCGGGAGACACCGTTATTACAACGGGTTTACTCTCTGTAAAAAAAGATTCTAAACTTAAATTACTAAAAGCGGTTAACTAA
- a CDS encoding RNA polymerase subunit sigma-24 yields MAEKKQTIVQTVALYGKQLLGFIRGKVNSDEDAEDILQDVWYQYSNLDEVDAIESVSGWLYRVAKNKITDRFRRKKPERLEDFAFENESGEINFKEILLADPQNSEDEFFKKIFWEELMSALEELPEKQRSVFIQNELEEKSLQEIADQSGESIKTIISRKGYAVKFLRERLNDLYNEFLDY; encoded by the coding sequence ATGGCTGAAAAAAAACAAACTATTGTTCAAACGGTTGCGCTCTATGGCAAACAGCTATTGGGTTTTATTCGTGGCAAAGTAAATAGCGATGAAGATGCCGAAGATATTTTACAGGATGTATGGTACCAGTACAGCAACCTGGATGAAGTGGATGCCATTGAAAGTGTTAGCGGATGGCTGTACAGGGTTGCGAAAAATAAAATAACAGACCGTTTCCGCAGGAAAAAACCAGAACGCCTTGAAGATTTTGCTTTTGAGAACGAAAGCGGTGAAATTAATTTTAAAGAAATTCTTTTAGCAGACCCGCAAAATTCGGAGGACGAGTTTTTTAAAAAGATTTTCTGGGAAGAGCTGATGTCTGCGTTGGAAGAACTTCCTGAAAAACAAAGAAGTGTTTTTATACAGAATGAGCTGGAAGAAAAAAGTCTGCAGGAGATTGCCGATCAAAGTGGAGAAAGCATTAAGACAATCATTTCCCGCAAAGGGTATGCAGTAAAATTTTTAAGAGAAAGATTAAACGATTTATATAACGAATTTTTAGACTACTAA
- a CDS encoding GTPase Era — MTELTPHKSGFVNIIGCPNVGKSTLMNALVGERLSIITSKAQTTRHRIMGIVSGDDYQIVFSDTPGIIKPLYKLQEKMMQFVITALTDADLFLYITDVFEDIQLEESYLAKLQKTQTPILLLINKIDIATQAQLEESLVKWRERLPMAEIMAISALEKFNIDKIMNRIIELLPTGDAYYNKEEFTDKSERFFVSEIVREKILLNYKKEIPYSVEVIVNSFKEEEKIIKIQVDILVERDSQKGIIIGDKGSALKRVGTAARKDMEIFFKKQVFLELFVKVDKDWRSNDTRLKNFGY, encoded by the coding sequence ATGACAGAACTTACACCTCATAAATCCGGCTTCGTAAACATCATTGGATGTCCGAATGTTGGAAAATCTACCCTAATGAATGCCTTAGTAGGCGAACGTTTAAGCATTATCACTTCTAAAGCACAGACAACGCGTCACCGTATAATGGGCATTGTTAGTGGCGACGATTATCAGATCGTATTCAGCGATACTCCCGGCATTATAAAACCGCTCTACAAACTGCAAGAGAAAATGATGCAGTTTGTTATTACGGCTTTAACAGACGCAGATCTGTTTTTATACATCACCGATGTTTTTGAGGACATTCAACTGGAAGAATCTTATTTAGCAAAACTTCAGAAAACACAAACACCTATCCTGCTCCTGATAAATAAGATAGATATCGCCACACAGGCCCAGTTGGAAGAATCTCTGGTAAAATGGCGTGAGAGATTACCAATGGCTGAGATCATGGCTATTTCTGCACTTGAAAAATTCAACATCGATAAGATCATGAACCGCATCATCGAATTACTTCCTACCGGAGATGCCTATTATAACAAAGAAGAATTCACTGACAAATCGGAACGCTTTTTTGTGAGTGAAATCGTAAGAGAAAAAATTCTACTGAATTATAAAAAAGAAATCCCTTACAGCGTTGAAGTGATCGTCAACTCCTTTAAAGAAGAAGAAAAGATCATTAAAATTCAGGTGGATATTTTGGTGGAACGGGATAGTCAGAAAGGCATTATTATTGGCGACAAAGGCTCTGCTCTCAAACGTGTGGGGACAGCTGCCCGTAAAGACATGGAAATCTTTTTTAAGAAACAGGTGTTTTTAGAATTGTTCGTAAAGGTAGATAAGGATTGGCGGAGCAATGATACCCGGTTGAAGAACTTCGGGTATTGA